A single Meles meles chromosome 20, mMelMel3.1 paternal haplotype, whole genome shotgun sequence DNA region contains:
- the CCDC71 gene encoding coiled-coil domain-containing protein 71: MSVVQHVEEKAVHSWSRISTAGKKALEEALLVFNPMSQDLSATEAQLVAFLQGLRDDGFQPTILRSGDVYGYSSCTANPPSQTKLQARAPTPAATSPPASAPRTAMRLPAGRATLLPMPLSGRLAKASTPALSKHATTNLLLSSLKQSSASRARGAAVGFPTHLYPGVYPAMRLSVVLEALVPLKAPIPCLGAKHKAQSLQLSLADSPLKLRKGPGKRQGNCRPKAPRKATGKGPKSLTHRGPRPRPQQGTTPQNKTYKATGSLSGLRMKGGSALGTKTSQAKTARTPSRAAQAKVARTQAKARAKARAAQIRARAKAARIRAKAKAAQIKAKAKAVRAKAKAVRAKAKAVRAKARAVRAKAKVVQAKAKVARTQPRSRGKPKGSVQARTARRGPKSHPETVGQKRKRAKESKDLPPRKRTRLGPRSPKAWLGPGTAKLLKFRAIKVDRRCSDDEVRQRAQRILHVNLSPVIQLQPLLPYSAP; the protein is encoded by the coding sequence ATGAGCGTGGTGCAGCATGTGGAGGAGAAAGCTGTGCACTCCTGGTCGCGGATCTCCACGGCAGGGAAGAAGGCCCTGGAGGAGGCGCTGCTTGTCTTTAACCCCATGAGCCAGGATCTCAGTGCCACAGAGGCCCAGCTTGTAGCCTTCCTGCAGGGCCTGCGGGATGATGGCTTCCAACCCACCATCCTTCGCAGCGGTGATGTCTATGGCTATAGTTCATGTACAGCCAACCCCCCAAGCCAGACGAAGCTACAAGCCcgtgcccccaccccagctgcaaCATCACCTCCAGCCAGTGCTCCCCGAACTGCTATGCGGCTGCCTGCAGGCCGGGCCACGCTGCTCCCTATGCCACTATCTGGAAGGCTGGCCAAAGCATCCACACCAGCCCTTTCCAAGCACGCTACCACCAACCTGCTGCTGAGCTCCCTAAAGCAGTCAAGTGCCAGCCGTGCCCGGGGTGCAGCAGTGggcttccccacccacctctatCCAGGTGTCTACCCTGCTATGCGGCTCTCTGTTGTCCTTGAGGCCCTGGTTCCACTAAAGGCTCCCATACCCTGCCTGGGTGCCAAGCACAAGGCACAGTCACTGCAGCTCTCACTTGCTGACTCTCCCCTGAAGCTGCGCAAAGGTCCAGGGAAGAGACAGGGTAACTGTCGGCCCAAAGCTCCCAGAAAAGCCACAGGCAAGGGCCCTAAGAGTCTGACTCACAGAGGCCCCAGGCCCAGACCCCAACAAGGCACTACACCCCAGAACAAGACCTACAAGGCCACCGGGTCCCTCAGTGGCCTACGAATGAAAGGtggctctgccctgggcacaaaaaCGTCCCAGGCCAAGACAGCTCGAACACCGTCCAGAGCTGCCCAGGCCAAGGTGGCTCGAACACAGGCCAAGGCTCGGGCAAAAGCCAGGGCAGCACAGATCAGGGCCAGGGCCAAGGCAGCACGGATCAGGGCCAAGGCCAAGGCAGCACAGATCAAGGCCAAAGCCAAGGCGGTGCGGGCCAAGGCCAAAGCAGTGCGGGCCAAGGCCAAAGCAGTGCGGGCCAAGGCCAGAGCAGTGCGGGCCAAGGCCAAGGTGGTACAGGCCAAGGCCAAGGTGGCTCGGACCcagcccaggagcaggggcaaGCCAAAAGGGTCTGTTCAGGCCAGGACTGCAAGGAGGGGCCCAAAAAGCCACCCTGAGACCGTGgggcagaagaggaaaagggCCAAGGAGTCAAAGGATCTTCCTCCTCGGAAAAGAACACGACTTGGGCCCCGATCCCCTAAGGCGTGGCTAGGGCCTGGAACAGCAAAGCTGCTGAAATTCCGGGCCATCAAGGTGGACAGGCGGTGCTCGGACGATGAGGTGCGGCAACGGGCTCAGCGGATCCTCCATGTGAACCTGTCCCCTGTAATACAGCTCCAGCCATTGCTGCCATACTCAGCACCCTGA
- the KLHDC8B gene encoding kelch domain-containing protein 8B isoform X2 → MATSGGRAFAWQVFPPMPTCRVYGTVAYQDGHLLVLGGCGRAGLPLDTAETLDMASHTWLALAPLPTARAGAAAVVLGKQVLVVGGVDEGQSPVAAVEAFLADEGRWERRATLPQAAMGVATVERGGRQGKLPVTAFEAFDLEACTWTRHPSLPSRRAFAGCAMAEGNVFSLGGLQQPGPHNFYSRPHFVNTVEMFDLEHGSWTKLPRSLRMRDKRADFVVGSLGGHIMAIGGLGNQPCPLGSVEGFSLARRRWEALPAMPTARCSCSSLQAGPRLFVIGGVAQGPSQAVEALCLRDGV, encoded by the exons ATGGCTACAAGCGGTGGCCGGGCCTTTGCTTGGCAGGTGTTCCCACCCATGCCCACCTGCCGGGTGTACGGCACAGTGGCATACCAGGATGGGCACCTGCTTGTGTTGGGGGGCTGTGGCCGAGCCGGACTGCCCCTGGACACTGCCGAGACCCTGGACATGGCCTCACATACATGGCTTGCACTGGCCCCCCTGCCCACTGCCCGggctggtgcagctgctgtggtgCTGGGCAAGCAGGTGCTAGTGGTGGGCGGTGTGGATGAGGGCCAGAGCCCTGTAGCTGCCGTGGAGGCCTTCCTGGCTGATGAGGGCCGCTGGGAGCGACGGGCCACCCTCCCTCAGGCAGCCATGGGGGTTGCAACTGTGGAGAGAG GGGGCCGCCAGGGAAAGCTTCCAGTGACTGCTTTTGAGGCCTTTGATCTGGAGGCCTGTACCTGGACCCGGCACCCAAGCCTTCCCAGCCGCCGGGCCTTTGCTGGCTGTGCCATGGCAGAAGGCAACGTCTTCAGCCTGGGTGGCCTGCAGCAACCTGGGCCCCACAATTTCTACTCCCGCCCACACTTTGTCAACACTGTGGAGATGTTCGACCTGGAACATG GGTCCTGGACCAAGCTGCCCCGCAGCCTGCGTATGAGGGATAAGAGGGCCGACTTTGTGGTTGGCTCCCTTGGGGGCCACATCATGGCCATTGGGGGCCTTG GCAACCAGCCATGTCCTCTGGGCTCTGTGGAGGGCTTCAGCCTGGCACGGCGGCGCTGGGAGGCCCTGCCGGCCATGCCCACAGCCCGCTGCTCCTGTTCTAGTCTGCAGGCTGGGCCCCGGCTGTTTGTCATTGGGGGTGTGGCCCAGGGTCCCAGCCAAGCTGTGGAGGCACTGTGTCTGCGTGATGGGGTCTGA
- the KLHDC8B gene encoding kelch domain-containing protein 8B isoform X1, with protein MATSGGRAFAWQVFPPMPTCRVYGTVAYQDGHLLVLGGCGRAGLPLDTAETLDMASHTWLALAPLPTARAGAAAVVLGKQVLVVGGVDEGQSPVAAVEAFLADEGRWERRATLPQAAMGVATVERDGMVYALGGMGPDTAPQAQVRVYEPRRDCWLSLPSMPTPCYGASTFLHGNKIYVLGGRQGKLPVTAFEAFDLEACTWTRHPSLPSRRAFAGCAMAEGNVFSLGGLQQPGPHNFYSRPHFVNTVEMFDLEHGSWTKLPRSLRMRDKRADFVVGSLGGHIMAIGGLGNQPCPLGSVEGFSLARRRWEALPAMPTARCSCSSLQAGPRLFVIGGVAQGPSQAVEALCLRDGV; from the exons ATGGCTACAAGCGGTGGCCGGGCCTTTGCTTGGCAGGTGTTCCCACCCATGCCCACCTGCCGGGTGTACGGCACAGTGGCATACCAGGATGGGCACCTGCTTGTGTTGGGGGGCTGTGGCCGAGCCGGACTGCCCCTGGACACTGCCGAGACCCTGGACATGGCCTCACATACATGGCTTGCACTGGCCCCCCTGCCCACTGCCCGggctggtgcagctgctgtggtgCTGGGCAAGCAGGTGCTAGTGGTGGGCGGTGTGGATGAGGGCCAGAGCCCTGTAGCTGCCGTGGAGGCCTTCCTGGCTGATGAGGGCCGCTGGGAGCGACGGGCCACCCTCCCTCAGGCAGCCATGGGGGTTGCAACTGTGGAGAGAG ATGGTATGGTGTATGCTCTGGGGGGAATGGGCCCAGACACGGCTCCCCAGGCCCAAGTTCGGGTATATGAGCCCCGGCGGGACTGCTGGCTTTCGCTCCCCTCCATGCCCACACCCTGCTACGGGGCCTCTACCTTCCTGCACGGGAACAAGATCTATGTCCTGG GGGGCCGCCAGGGAAAGCTTCCAGTGACTGCTTTTGAGGCCTTTGATCTGGAGGCCTGTACCTGGACCCGGCACCCAAGCCTTCCCAGCCGCCGGGCCTTTGCTGGCTGTGCCATGGCAGAAGGCAACGTCTTCAGCCTGGGTGGCCTGCAGCAACCTGGGCCCCACAATTTCTACTCCCGCCCACACTTTGTCAACACTGTGGAGATGTTCGACCTGGAACATG GGTCCTGGACCAAGCTGCCCCGCAGCCTGCGTATGAGGGATAAGAGGGCCGACTTTGTGGTTGGCTCCCTTGGGGGCCACATCATGGCCATTGGGGGCCTTG GCAACCAGCCATGTCCTCTGGGCTCTGTGGAGGGCTTCAGCCTGGCACGGCGGCGCTGGGAGGCCCTGCCGGCCATGCCCACAGCCCGCTGCTCCTGTTCTAGTCTGCAGGCTGGGCCCCGGCTGTTTGTCATTGGGGGTGTGGCCCAGGGTCCCAGCCAAGCTGTGGAGGCACTGTGTCTGCGTGATGGGGTCTGA
- the C20H3orf84 gene encoding uncharacterized protein C3orf84 homolog, whose amino-acid sequence MPKRLGYRPGEPGIIKSARVEKGPRGAWCQDCGPRAHTVEEGPYCLLQGIGRRKDLERLWQRHTFLRWAPQELELSQQRPPESSYQANFRSGPGLSDLPQRLIHFVQMEPPRTSTTYQQNFCQPSRGGHCGSNNTGPVTNTLPELPGIPRPKLLQHYLHAGVSECLNWSRLLNKDS is encoded by the coding sequence ATGCCAAAGAGGCTGGGGTACAGGCCAGGGGAGCCAGGCATCATCAAGTCGGCTCGGGTTGAGAAGGGGCCAAGGGGTGCTTGGTGCCAGGACTGTGGGCCAAGGGCCCATACCGTTGAGGAGGGCCCCTACTGCCTGCTGCAGGGAATCGGAAGGCGGAAAGACCTGGAACGTCTGTGGCAGCGGCACACCTTCCTGCGCTGGGCACCCCAGGAACTGGAGTTGAGCCAGCAGCGGCCCCCTGAATCCTCCTACCAGGCCAATTTCCGGTCAGGCCCAGGACTCAGTGATCTCCCCCAGCGCCTTATCCACTTTGTGCAGATGGAGCCTCCCCGAACCAGCACCACCTACCAGCAGAACTTCTGCCAGCCATCCCGGGGTGGCCACTGTGGCAGCAACAATACAGGACCGGTCACCAACACACTGCCTGAACTCCCAGGGATCCCAAGACCCAAGCTGCTGCAGCATTACCTTCATGCTGGGGTCTCGGAGTGTCTAAACTGGTCCAGATTATTAAACAAGGACAGCTGA